Proteins encoded in a region of the Agromyces protaetiae genome:
- the iolC gene encoding 5-dehydro-2-deoxygluconokinase, whose product MTSTRIEAGPRSTADLEVITMGRLGVDLYPLQDGVPLEQVTTFGKYLGGSAANVAVAAARLGRCAGLVSGVGDDGFGRFLRAELARFGVASGQVGTSTTAPTPITFCEIFPPDHFPITFYRDPIAPDQQIEPEELDLRAIRAADLFWTTLGGLAKEPARSAQLTALDARGRRAHTVIDLDYRATFWPDRETAGEAARSAIARSTIAVGNREECEVAVGERDDEGAAAALLGLGVDLAIVKSGPDGVYARTATDEVRVPSHRVEVVNGLGAGDAFGGALCHGLLAGWDLERILRYANAAGAIVAGRRECAEAMPTPAEVDAVLAGERVAR is encoded by the coding sequence ATGACGAGCACACGCATCGAGGCGGGACCGCGCAGCACCGCGGACCTCGAGGTGATCACCATGGGGCGCCTCGGCGTCGACCTGTACCCCCTGCAAGACGGCGTGCCGCTCGAACAGGTCACGACGTTCGGGAAGTATCTCGGCGGCAGCGCAGCCAACGTCGCGGTCGCCGCGGCGCGGCTCGGCCGGTGCGCCGGCCTCGTCTCCGGCGTCGGCGACGACGGATTCGGCCGGTTCCTCCGCGCCGAGCTCGCACGATTCGGCGTCGCGTCCGGCCAGGTCGGCACGAGCACGACGGCGCCCACGCCGATCACCTTCTGCGAGATCTTCCCGCCCGACCACTTCCCGATCACGTTCTACCGCGACCCGATCGCGCCCGATCAACAGATCGAGCCGGAGGAGCTCGATCTGCGGGCCATCCGCGCGGCCGACCTGTTCTGGACCACCCTCGGCGGACTCGCGAAGGAGCCCGCGCGTTCGGCGCAGCTCACGGCCCTCGACGCACGCGGGCGACGCGCCCACACCGTGATCGACCTCGACTATCGCGCCACCTTCTGGCCCGACCGCGAGACCGCGGGTGAGGCGGCGCGCTCCGCGATCGCCCGCTCGACCATCGCCGTGGGAAACCGTGAGGAGTGCGAGGTCGCCGTCGGTGAACGCGACGACGAGGGCGCGGCCGCGGCGCTGCTCGGGCTCGGCGTCGACCTCGCGATCGTGAAGTCAGGCCCCGACGGCGTCTACGCGCGCACCGCGACCGACGAGGTGCGCGTGCCCTCGCACCGTGTCGAGGTCGTCAACGGACTCGGCGCCGGCGACGCGTTCGGCGGGGCGCTCTGTCACGGGCTGCTCGCGGGCTGGGATCTCGAGCGGATCCTGCGGTACGCCAACGCCGCGGGCGCGATCGTCGCGGGCCGCCGGGAGTGCGCCGAGGCGATGCCGACCCCGGCCGAGGTCGACGCCGTGCTCGCGGGCGAGCGGGTCGCACGGTGA
- a CDS encoding GlxA family transcriptional regulator produces MPRRNHRVAVLVLEGAKPLDVGIPAQIFTTRQSMPYVVRMCGREPGPVAGGDGLAYHVSDGLEALEWAETIFVPGYRHPDREDPPHEVVDALRAAHARGARLAAISTGAFALAATGLLHGLRATTHWHYTRQLQARHPDIDVDENVLFVDEGRVLTSAGAASGIDLCLHLVRRDHGVALSNHVARRLVAAPYRSGGQAQYVPRSLPESLGPVFAATREWALTRLDRPLTVGALARHANVSTRTFSRRFVEDTGYTPMQWVLRARVDLARELLERSDLGIEQVADRVGLGTGANLRLHFHRILGTSPSEYRQTFAEH; encoded by the coding sequence GTGCCCCGCCGCAACCATCGCGTCGCCGTCCTCGTGCTCGAGGGCGCGAAGCCGCTCGACGTCGGGATCCCGGCGCAGATCTTCACCACCCGGCAGAGCATGCCGTACGTCGTACGGATGTGCGGCCGCGAGCCCGGGCCGGTGGCCGGCGGCGACGGACTCGCCTATCACGTGAGCGACGGGCTCGAGGCGCTCGAGTGGGCCGAGACCATCTTCGTGCCGGGGTACCGGCACCCCGACCGGGAGGACCCGCCGCACGAGGTGGTCGACGCGTTGCGCGCCGCGCACGCGCGCGGCGCTCGGCTCGCGGCGATCTCGACGGGTGCGTTCGCGCTCGCCGCGACGGGTCTGCTGCACGGACTCAGAGCCACCACGCACTGGCACTACACGCGGCAGCTCCAGGCGAGGCATCCGGACATCGACGTCGACGAGAACGTGCTGTTCGTCGACGAGGGGCGGGTGCTCACGTCGGCGGGCGCGGCGTCGGGGATCGACCTGTGCCTGCACCTCGTGCGCCGCGATCACGGCGTCGCGCTGTCGAACCACGTCGCCCGCCGGCTGGTCGCCGCGCCCTATCGCAGCGGCGGCCAAGCCCAGTACGTGCCGCGATCGCTCCCGGAGTCGCTCGGGCCGGTGTTCGCGGCCACGCGCGAGTGGGCGCTCACGCGACTCGACCGGCCGCTCACCGTCGGCGCGCTCGCCCGCCACGCGAACGTGTCGACGCGCACGTTCTCGCGCCGCTTCGTCGAGGACACCGGGTACACACCCATGCAGTGGGTGCTGCGCGCGCGGGTCGATCTGGCGCGGGAGCTGCTCGAACGATCCGATCTCGGCATCGAGCAGGTCGCCGACCGCGTCGGCCTCGGCACCGGCGCCAACCTGCGTCTGCACTTCCACCGCATCCTCGGCACGTCGCCGAGCGAGTACCGCCAGACGTTCGCGGAGCACTGA
- the iolD gene encoding 3D-(3,5/4)-trihydroxycyclohexane-1,2-dione acylhydrolase (decyclizing), which produces MTDRRMTVARALTEFLAAQWTVDGDTRVRTVPGVLGIFGHGNVAGMGRALGEMQRDDPSRLPYRPARNEQAMVHQAVGFARVNRRRATLASTASVGPGSTNMLTGAALATTNRLPALLLPSDTFATRVADPVLQQLELPHDTGLTVNDAFRPLSRYFDRVDRPEQLFSIALAAMRVLTDPVETGAVTIALPQDVQTETLAVPAAFLAEREWHLRRPVPEPGALARAVQLIRSARRPVVVAGGGVVYAGAEAALAAFAAATGVPVATTQAGGGAILDDHPQSVGGVGATGSAAGNRLAADADVVIGIGTRYSDFTTASRTAFQDPSVAFVNVNVAPFDAHKLGASVALVADAREALAALAEALAGWRVPAGYAERVAAERDGWRDIVRLATAPTGRELPAQAEVIGAVQAELADRDVIVQAAGSLPGDLHKLWRVRDPLGYHVEYAYSCMGYEIAGGLGVKRGLVAQGDDREVVVLVGDGSYLMMNSELVTAVSEGLKLVVVLVQNQGYASIGRLSESVAGERFGTRARMLDVEGAEGSVIPLDLAANAESLGVDVIRVEPGAGVIERLRAAVAAARAAARTTLVHVETDPLPDAPDGEGWWDVPVPEPEAGDGAAAEAAERHARGRARQRPYL; this is translated from the coding sequence ATGACAGACCGGCGGATGACGGTGGCCAGGGCTCTGACGGAGTTCCTCGCGGCGCAGTGGACGGTCGACGGGGACACGCGTGTCCGCACGGTGCCCGGCGTGCTCGGCATCTTCGGGCACGGCAATGTCGCCGGCATGGGTCGCGCGCTCGGCGAGATGCAGCGCGACGACCCGTCTCGCCTGCCGTACCGCCCGGCGCGGAACGAGCAGGCCATGGTCCACCAGGCCGTCGGGTTCGCGCGCGTCAACCGCCGCCGCGCGACACTCGCGAGCACCGCCTCGGTCGGTCCGGGGTCGACGAACATGCTCACCGGTGCCGCCCTCGCGACCACCAACCGGCTGCCGGCGCTGCTGCTGCCGAGCGACACGTTCGCCACCCGGGTGGCCGACCCCGTGCTGCAGCAGCTCGAGCTGCCGCACGACACCGGCCTCACCGTCAACGACGCGTTCCGCCCGTTGTCGCGGTACTTCGACCGGGTCGACCGGCCCGAACAGCTCTTCTCCATCGCGCTCGCGGCCATGCGAGTGCTCACCGACCCCGTCGAGACCGGCGCCGTCACGATCGCGCTGCCCCAGGACGTGCAGACCGAGACGCTCGCCGTCCCCGCCGCCTTCCTCGCGGAGCGCGAGTGGCACCTGCGTCGCCCCGTGCCCGAGCCGGGCGCGCTGGCGCGCGCCGTGCAGCTCATCCGGTCGGCGCGGCGGCCGGTCGTCGTCGCCGGAGGCGGCGTCGTGTACGCGGGGGCCGAGGCGGCACTCGCGGCGTTCGCGGCGGCGACCGGCGTCCCGGTCGCGACCACGCAGGCCGGCGGCGGCGCCATCCTCGATGACCACCCTCAGTCGGTCGGCGGCGTCGGCGCCACCGGCTCGGCCGCGGGCAACCGGCTCGCCGCCGACGCGGACGTCGTCATCGGCATCGGCACAAGGTACAGCGACTTCACCACCGCGAGCCGCACCGCGTTCCAGGACCCGTCGGTCGCCTTCGTCAACGTGAACGTGGCTCCCTTCGACGCGCACAAGCTCGGGGCATCCGTCGCCCTCGTCGCCGACGCCCGCGAGGCGCTCGCCGCGCTCGCCGAGGCGCTCGCCGGCTGGCGCGTGCCGGCCGGGTACGCCGAGCGCGTCGCGGCCGAGCGCGACGGCTGGCGCGACATCGTCCGGCTCGCGACCGCGCCGACCGGGCGCGAGCTGCCCGCCCAGGCCGAGGTGATCGGTGCGGTGCAGGCCGAGCTCGCCGACCGTGATGTGATCGTGCAGGCCGCCGGGTCGCTGCCGGGCGACCTGCACAAGCTCTGGCGAGTGCGCGACCCGCTCGGGTACCACGTGGAGTACGCGTACTCGTGCATGGGCTACGAGATCGCGGGCGGCCTCGGGGTGAAGCGTGGGCTGGTCGCGCAGGGCGACGACCGTGAGGTGGTGGTCCTGGTCGGCGACGGCTCGTATCTGATGATGAATTCCGAGCTGGTGACCGCGGTGTCCGAGGGCCTCAAGCTCGTCGTGGTGCTCGTGCAGAACCAGGGGTACGCGTCCATCGGCCGGCTCTCCGAGTCGGTCGCGGGTGAGCGCTTCGGCACGCGCGCCCGCATGCTCGATGTCGAGGGCGCCGAGGGGTCCGTCATCCCGCTCGACCTGGCGGCCAATGCCGAGAGCCTCGGTGTCGACGTGATCAGGGTCGAGCCCGGTGCCGGCGTGATCGAGCGGCTCCGCGCGGCGGTCGCGGCCGCGCGCGCGGCCGCGCGGACCACGCTGGTGCACGTCGAGACCGATCCGCTGCCCGATGCGCCGGACGGCGAGGGCTGGTGGGACGTGCCCGTGCCCGAACCGGAGGCGGGCGACGGCGCGGCGGCCGAGGCGGCCGAGCGGCATGCGCGAGGGCGGGCCAGGCAGCGCCCGTACCTGTGA
- the iolB gene encoding 5-deoxy-glucuronate isomerase has translation MRVNEWLFRDGALARDGWDCVVDASTPGWQHTGLRVGRLEGERMLRLEAGSVERLVVPLAGSFVVTWNDADVAGETVLEGRRGVLDGPTDVLFLGAGSAMTVRGAGRVAVAEALTSDRRPVQYVPAADVPVELRGAGRASRQVQNVGTPGVVDAARLIVCEVLTPAGNWSSFPAHKHDEDLPGVESQLEEIYWFSTDPQGYGVFTSHSSEAGEIETAARVHDGDVALVPYGYHGPAAAPPGTDLYYLNVMAGPGERVWLVSDDPAEAAIRESWSQQAVDPRLPFGTPERPGGVAGTSSTAAGEKERR, from the coding sequence ATGCGGGTCAACGAGTGGCTGTTCCGCGACGGCGCGCTCGCTCGCGACGGCTGGGACTGCGTCGTCGACGCGTCCACGCCCGGCTGGCAGCACACGGGTCTGCGGGTGGGCAGGCTCGAGGGCGAGCGGATGCTCCGGCTCGAGGCCGGATCGGTCGAGCGGCTCGTCGTGCCGCTCGCCGGGTCGTTCGTCGTGACCTGGAACGACGCGGACGTCGCAGGCGAGACCGTGCTCGAGGGTCGGCGCGGCGTGCTCGACGGCCCGACCGACGTGCTCTTCCTCGGCGCGGGCAGCGCGATGACGGTGCGCGGCGCCGGCCGCGTCGCCGTGGCCGAGGCCCTGACGAGCGACCGCCGCCCCGTGCAGTACGTGCCGGCCGCCGACGTGCCGGTCGAGCTGCGGGGTGCGGGCCGGGCGAGCCGGCAGGTGCAGAACGTGGGGACCCCGGGTGTCGTCGACGCGGCCCGCCTCATCGTCTGCGAGGTGCTGACGCCGGCCGGCAACTGGTCGTCGTTCCCCGCGCACAAGCACGACGAGGACCTTCCCGGCGTCGAGTCGCAGCTCGAGGAGATCTACTGGTTCAGTACGGACCCGCAGGGGTACGGGGTCTTCACCTCCCATTCGTCGGAGGCGGGCGAGATCGAGACGGCCGCGCGCGTCCACGACGGCGACGTGGCGCTGGTGCCGTACGGCTACCACGGCCCGGCGGCTGCGCCGCCCGGCACGGATCTGTACTACCTCAATGTGATGGCCGGCCCGGGTGAGCGGGTCTGGCTGGTGAGCGACGACCCGGCGGAGGCGGCGATTCGGGAGTCATGGTCGCAGCAGGCCGTCGACCCCCGCCTGCCGTTCGGAACGCCCGAGCGCCCCGGCGGAGTCGCAGGAACGTCTTCGACCGCAGCAGGAGAGAAGGAGCGACGATGA
- a CDS encoding metallophosphoesterase family protein, with amino-acid sequence MTTRLLLISDTHVPARAKRLPDDVWRAVDVADLVVHAGDWVDVATLDALEARAARLIGVYGNNDGPGLRSRLPEFAKAEIEGLRFGVVHETGAAGGRERRMDATYGTEGLDVLVFGHSHIPWDTVTPGGIRLLNPGSPTDRRRQPACTMMTAVAEGGALRDVAIVPVARV; translated from the coding sequence ATGACGACGCGGCTGCTGCTCATCTCCGACACCCACGTGCCCGCGCGGGCGAAGCGACTGCCCGACGACGTGTGGCGGGCGGTCGACGTCGCGGATCTCGTCGTGCACGCGGGCGACTGGGTGGATGTCGCGACGCTCGACGCCCTCGAGGCCCGCGCGGCGCGGCTCATCGGGGTGTACGGCAACAACGACGGGCCGGGACTGCGCTCGCGGCTGCCGGAGTTCGCGAAGGCCGAGATCGAGGGATTGCGGTTCGGCGTCGTGCACGAGACCGGCGCGGCGGGCGGTCGCGAGCGGCGCATGGATGCCACGTACGGGACCGAGGGGCTCGACGTGCTGGTGTTCGGGCACAGTCACATCCCGTGGGACACGGTGACGCCGGGAGGCATCCGGCTGCTGAATCCGGGCTCGCCCACCGACCGGCGCCGCCAGCCGGCCTGCACGATGATGACCGCCGTCGCCGAGGGCGGCGCGCTCCGCGATGTGGCGATCGTGCCGGTCGCACGCGTGTAG
- a CDS encoding AI-2E family transporter: MSEQERIAAEARSRWSGPGGPIWTDRLGRWSIRAVQLIVLTVAAAAAIWALVQVKLLVIPVLIAIILAAAASPLILWLRRRGLKPILAAWITLLGGIIVFGGIVTAIVFAVRSQWGALADSAMDGLDDLQSWLAGLDLPIDTEQLDSIRETLVGFVTSAEFGAGAIAGVSAATQFVTGTVLVLVVLFFFLKDGDRIWAFFLRPFTGARLERGRRIGTTSVTVLGGYVRGTAIIALVDSVGIGVALAILQVPLALPLAVVVFIGAFIPIVGATVAGILAALVALVANGPFVALIVVAVVIGVNQLEGNLLQPVVMAQSLKLHPLVILIALTVGTILGGITGAVLAVPIAAVGWAIIKIWDAPDPSLDERKPWRSRRRKTSPPEPNPDDAEGTPAETPVGGA, translated from the coding sequence GTGAGCGAACAGGAACGGATCGCAGCCGAGGCACGGTCGCGCTGGTCGGGACCCGGTGGCCCGATCTGGACCGACCGGCTCGGCCGGTGGAGCATCCGCGCCGTGCAGCTGATCGTGCTCACCGTCGCCGCGGCCGCGGCGATCTGGGCGCTGGTCCAGGTCAAGCTCCTCGTCATCCCGGTGCTCATCGCGATCATCCTCGCCGCGGCCGCCAGCCCGCTCATCCTGTGGCTCCGCCGGCGCGGCCTGAAGCCGATTCTCGCGGCGTGGATCACGCTGCTCGGCGGCATCATCGTGTTCGGCGGCATCGTGACGGCCATCGTGTTCGCGGTGCGCAGCCAGTGGGGCGCGCTCGCCGACTCGGCGATGGACGGCCTCGACGACCTGCAGAGCTGGCTCGCCGGCCTCGACCTCCCGATCGACACCGAGCAGCTCGACTCGATCCGGGAGACCCTCGTCGGCTTCGTCACGAGCGCCGAGTTCGGCGCCGGTGCGATCGCCGGAGTGTCGGCTGCAACGCAGTTCGTGACCGGCACGGTCCTCGTGCTCGTCGTGCTCTTCTTCTTCTTGAAAGACGGCGACCGCATCTGGGCGTTCTTCCTCCGCCCGTTCACGGGCGCGCGCCTCGAACGCGGACGGCGCATCGGCACCACGAGCGTCACGGTGCTGGGCGGCTACGTGCGCGGCACCGCGATCATCGCGCTCGTCGACTCGGTCGGGATCGGCGTCGCGCTCGCGATCCTGCAGGTGCCGCTCGCGCTCCCCCTGGCCGTCGTGGTCTTCATCGGCGCCTTCATCCCGATCGTGGGTGCGACCGTCGCCGGCATCCTCGCCGCGCTCGTCGCGCTCGTCGCGAACGGCCCGTTCGTCGCACTGATCGTGGTGGCCGTCGTGATCGGGGTGAACCAGCTCGAGGGCAACCTGCTGCAACCGGTCGTCATGGCGCAGTCGCTCAAGCTGCATCCGCTCGTGATCCTCATCGCCCTGACCGTCGGCACCATCCTGGGCGGCATCACCGGAGCGGTGCTCGCGGTGCCGATCGCCGCGGTGGGCTGGGCGATCATCAAGATCTGGGACGCCCCGGATCCGAGCCTCGACGAACGAAAGCCCTGGCGCTCGCGGCGCCGCAAGACATCGCCACCGGAGCCGAACCCGGATGACGCGGAGGGCACCCCTGCGGAGACGCCCGTGGGCGGTGCCTGA
- a CDS encoding MerR family transcriptional regulator → MKIGEVASRAHVSPRLVRYYEQQGLLTPTREANGYREYDEDDVARVGRIAGLVQAGLTTKLVKALLELEDLALDDQPSCPRTVADLLARELTGIEDRIACLTRSRNTIHDYLLRTEHAAVLSERRAAVV, encoded by the coding sequence ATGAAGATCGGTGAGGTCGCGAGCCGTGCCCACGTCTCACCCCGGCTCGTCAGGTACTACGAACAGCAAGGCCTCCTCACGCCCACGAGAGAGGCGAACGGCTACCGCGAGTACGACGAGGACGACGTGGCCAGGGTGGGCCGCATCGCCGGACTCGTCCAAGCCGGGCTCACCACCAAGCTCGTGAAGGCGCTGCTCGAGCTCGAGGACCTCGCGCTCGACGACCAGCCGAGTTGCCCGCGCACGGTCGCCGACCTCCTGGCGCGTGAGCTCACCGGCATCGAGGACCGCATCGCCTGCCTCACCCGGAGCCGCAACACCATCCACGACTACCTGCTCCGCACGGAGCACGCCGCGGTCCTCTCCGAGCGGCGCGCGGCCGTCGTCTGA
- a CDS encoding Cgl0159 family (beta/alpha)8-fold protein, whose amino-acid sequence MSGAHIGLADFERLRERRANEPGAIADALAARRRRSMTDGRRLFIVAADHPARGALRIGSEALAMADRYDLLERLACALSRPGVDGVLGTPDIIEDLALLGLLDDKVVVGSMNRGGLRGAVFEMDDRFTSYDVEGVLRDGLDAVKTLLRVNLADAGSAATIEANARAVTAAAASRLPIMVEPFMSEWRDGRIVNDLTPAAVMTSIAIAAGLGSTSAYTWLKLPVVDEMERVMAATTLPTLLLGGESQTGLDGQLERWERALALPGVRGLMVGRSLIYPHGGDVAAAVDAAAALVHGRTIGPGAKIGAGA is encoded by the coding sequence GTGAGCGGCGCGCACATCGGGCTCGCCGACTTCGAGCGGCTTCGCGAGCGCCGAGCCAACGAGCCCGGCGCGATCGCCGATGCGCTCGCCGCGCGCCGGCGTCGGTCGATGACGGACGGTCGTCGGCTGTTCATCGTGGCGGCAGACCACCCGGCGCGCGGCGCGTTGCGCATCGGCTCGGAGGCCCTCGCCATGGCCGACCGCTACGACCTGCTCGAACGGCTCGCATGCGCGCTCTCCAGGCCGGGCGTCGACGGCGTGCTCGGCACGCCGGACATCATCGAGGACCTGGCCCTGTTGGGACTGCTCGACGACAAGGTGGTCGTCGGCTCGATGAACCGCGGCGGGCTTCGCGGCGCCGTGTTCGAGATGGACGACCGGTTCACCAGCTACGACGTCGAGGGCGTCCTGCGCGATGGGCTCGACGCGGTGAAGACGCTCCTCCGCGTGAATCTCGCCGATGCGGGATCGGCGGCGACGATCGAGGCCAATGCGCGCGCGGTGACCGCGGCCGCGGCATCGCGTCTGCCGATCATGGTCGAGCCGTTCATGAGCGAGTGGCGCGACGGCCGCATCGTGAACGACCTCACCCCGGCGGCCGTGATGACCTCGATCGCGATCGCGGCGGGGCTCGGCTCGACCTCGGCGTACACCTGGCTCAAGCTGCCCGTCGTCGACGAGATGGAGCGCGTGATGGCCGCCACGACCCTGCCGACCCTGCTCCTCGGCGGCGAGTCGCAGACGGGCCTCGACGGGCAGCTCGAACGCTGGGAACGGGCGCTCGCGCTGCCCGGCGTCCGCGGCCTCATGGTCGGCCGCTCGCTGATCTACCCGCACGGCGGCGATGTCGCCGCCGCGGTCGACGCGGCGGCCGCGCTCGTGCACGGTAGGACGATCGGCCCGGGCGCGAAGATCGGGGCGGGCGCCTGA
- a CDS encoding MFS transporter: MTDTSHSDPHLADGSPARHPLPWASLLVLGAASFVMVTAEMLPTAVLPEMSAGLGVTEAQTGLLVSLWAGVVVVASLPLVRLTRGVDRRAVIVWSLVGLAASVAVTALAPTYAVAVGGRLAGALAVGLLWATANAYTADLVPDRDLARAVAVVLGGATLGTVIGTPLGSLVAQGVGWRAAFGGLAVAAVIAAGLVRAVVRRPPTRADAAAEAPGAAAAGARGASGAGGRSAMFGIVALVALVLVGHYGAYTFITRLVEAPAGAVPGGVGGMLLVFGVASWIGIVLAGRFGERTGRALVLSAVVTAIAVAALGIVATHPLVGIAVVTVWGVASGALPALAQTMILRLAGPERRALAGALIPVVFNLGIAIGAALAALAVSAAGVEVLPPLGAAVVAVAAVGLALVILRGAKHRGHGASSGVSFD, encoded by the coding sequence ATGACCGACACCAGCCACTCCGACCCACATCTCGCGGACGGTTCGCCCGCACGTCATCCTCTGCCCTGGGCCTCGCTCCTCGTCCTCGGCGCCGCATCCTTCGTCATGGTCACCGCCGAGATGCTGCCGACGGCCGTGCTGCCCGAGATGAGCGCCGGCCTCGGCGTGACCGAGGCGCAGACCGGGCTGCTGGTCTCCCTGTGGGCGGGCGTCGTCGTGGTGGCGAGCCTGCCGCTGGTCCGGCTGACCCGCGGCGTCGACCGGCGTGCGGTGATCGTCTGGAGTCTCGTCGGTCTCGCAGCCTCGGTCGCCGTGACCGCGCTCGCGCCCACATATGCCGTCGCGGTCGGCGGGAGACTCGCGGGCGCGCTCGCGGTCGGCCTGCTCTGGGCGACGGCCAACGCCTACACGGCCGACCTCGTGCCGGACCGCGATCTCGCACGCGCCGTCGCGGTCGTGCTCGGCGGGGCCACCCTCGGCACCGTGATCGGCACGCCGCTCGGCAGCCTCGTCGCGCAGGGAGTGGGCTGGCGCGCCGCCTTCGGCGGGCTCGCGGTCGCGGCGGTCATCGCGGCCGGGCTGGTCCGGGCGGTCGTGCGTCGGCCGCCCACCCGAGCGGATGCCGCGGCCGAGGCGCCGGGCGCCGCTGCGGCGGGAGCGCGTGGCGCCTCCGGCGCCGGCGGTCGCTCCGCGATGTTCGGGATCGTGGCGCTCGTCGCATTGGTGCTCGTCGGGCATTACGGCGCCTACACGTTCATCACCCGGCTCGTGGAGGCGCCGGCCGGCGCCGTTCCCGGCGGGGTCGGCGGCATGCTGCTCGTGTTCGGTGTCGCGTCGTGGATCGGCATCGTGCTCGCCGGGCGTTTCGGCGAGCGCACGGGCCGGGCGCTCGTGCTGAGCGCCGTGGTCACGGCGATCGCTGTCGCCGCGCTCGGCATCGTGGCGACGCATCCGCTGGTTGGGATCGCGGTGGTGACCGTCTGGGGTGTCGCGTCCGGCGCGCTGCCCGCGCTCGCGCAGACCATGATCCTCCGGCTCGCGGGGCCGGAGCGGCGAGCGCTCGCGGGCGCACTGATCCCGGTCGTGTTCAATCTGGGCATCGCGATCGGGGCCGCGCTCGCGGCGCTCGCCGTCTCGGCGGCGGGCGTCGAGGTGCTGCCGCCACTCGGCGCGGCCGTGGTCGCGGTCGCCGCGGTCGGACTCGCACTCGTCATCCTCCGCGGTGCGAAGCATCGCGGGCACGGAGCATCCTCGGGCGTCTCGTTCGACTGA
- the gap gene encoding type I glyceraldehyde-3-phosphate dehydrogenase, translated as MTRIAVNGFGRIGRNVLRALLEREPDGLEIVAINDLTEPKALAQLLRFDSSLGRLGRPVEVDGDVLVVDGKRIKVLAERDPANLPWKELDVDLVLESTGRFTSKEAAKAHLDAGARKVLVSAPADGADVTLAYGVNTDAYDAATHTIVSNASCTTNALAPLASVLDDLAGIEHGFMTTVHAYTQEQNLQDGPHRDPRRARAAGVNIVPTSTGAAKAIGLVLPKLEGKLSGDSLRVPVPVGSIVELNTTVSRDVTRDEVLAAYREAADGRLRGILEYSDDPLVSTDITGNPASSIFDAELTRVDGRHVKVVAWYDNEWGFSNRVIDTLQLLARD; from the coding sequence ATGACCCGCATCGCCGTCAACGGATTCGGCCGCATCGGACGCAACGTGCTCCGCGCGCTGCTCGAGCGCGAGCCCGACGGCCTCGAGATCGTCGCCATCAACGATCTCACCGAGCCGAAGGCGCTGGCCCAGCTGCTGCGGTTCGACAGCTCCCTCGGCCGCCTCGGCCGGCCCGTCGAGGTCGACGGCGACGTGCTCGTCGTCGACGGGAAGCGCATCAAGGTGCTCGCCGAGCGCGACCCCGCGAACCTGCCCTGGAAGGAGCTCGACGTCGACCTCGTGCTCGAGTCCACCGGCCGGTTCACCAGCAAGGAGGCCGCGAAGGCCCACCTCGACGCCGGTGCGCGCAAGGTGCTCGTGAGCGCGCCCGCCGACGGTGCCGACGTCACCCTCGCCTACGGTGTCAACACCGACGCCTACGACGCCGCGACGCACACGATCGTCTCGAACGCGTCCTGCACGACGAACGCGCTCGCCCCGCTCGCCTCGGTCCTCGACGACCTCGCGGGCATCGAGCACGGCTTCATGACCACCGTGCACGCCTACACGCAGGAGCAGAACCTGCAGGACGGACCGCACCGCGACCCGCGTCGCGCTCGCGCCGCCGGCGTCAACATCGTGCCGACGTCGACCGGTGCCGCGAAGGCGATCGGCCTCGTGCTGCCGAAGCTCGAGGGCAAGCTGTCGGGCGACTCGCTGCGCGTGCCCGTGCCCGTCGGCTCGATCGTCGAGCTCAACACGACCGTCTCGCGCGACGTCACGCGCGACGAGGTGCTCGCGGCGTACCGCGAGGCGGCCGATGGCCGGTTGCGGGGCATTCTCGAGTACTCGGACGACCCGCTGGTCTCGACCGACATCACGGGCAACCCCGCCTCGTCGATCTTCGACGCCGAGCTCACGCGCGTCGACGGCCGCCACGTGAAGGTGGTCGCCTGGTACGACAACGAGTGGGGATTCTCGAACCGCGTGATCGACACGCTGCAGCTGCTCGCGCGCGACTGA